In Synechococcus sp. A18-25c, a single window of DNA contains:
- a CDS encoding circadian clock protein KaiA has protein sequence MARPALTIALLLRTRALVDVCCQWLPVNRYAPVDLGEVESGQQVLELLSHQREAVDAVVIEQSLLDGTTRESLGQEGLLFPAVVVGDLMGRVDYHPEEVHLPGDQLEQLGYNVDAAISRFLRQGQKEVMPEDGAEQNARPSIDGSAWRMSSRLQERLGYLGVFYKRDPSRFLANLPLDEQRDLVQSLQRTYRDLLISYFRDPAAANQALESFVNTAFFGDLPITRAVEIHMNLIDEFWKQLRLEGHKNDFLQDYRLALLDVMAHLCEMYRRSIPAEVPLMPSAGERRILNEPEVSP, from the coding sequence ATGGCCCGTCCGGCACTCACGATCGCTTTGCTGTTGCGCACTCGAGCACTGGTTGATGTGTGTTGTCAGTGGTTGCCGGTGAATCGTTACGCCCCGGTGGATCTGGGGGAGGTGGAGTCGGGTCAGCAGGTGTTGGAGCTGCTGTCGCATCAGCGCGAGGCGGTGGATGCGGTGGTCATTGAGCAGTCCTTGCTGGATGGCACAACCCGTGAATCCCTCGGCCAAGAGGGTCTGCTGTTTCCAGCCGTTGTTGTGGGCGACTTGATGGGGCGGGTGGATTACCACCCGGAGGAAGTGCATCTCCCTGGAGATCAGCTTGAGCAGCTGGGTTACAACGTGGATGCCGCCATCTCACGCTTTCTGCGTCAAGGCCAGAAAGAGGTGATGCCAGAGGATGGCGCTGAGCAAAATGCCAGGCCCTCGATTGATGGCAGCGCCTGGAGGATGTCCAGCCGCCTTCAAGAACGGCTCGGTTACCTCGGCGTTTTTTACAAGCGCGATCCGTCACGGTTTCTCGCCAATCTTCCACTGGATGAACAGCGCGATCTGGTGCAGTCATTGCAGCGCACCTATCGCGATCTGCTCATCAGCTACTTCCGGGATCCAGCTGCTGCCAACCAGGCCTTGGAAAGCTTCGTGAACACGGCCTTTTTCGGTGACCTGCCCATCACCCGCGCTGTGGAGATCCATATGAATCTGATTGACGAGTTCTGGAAGCAACTCAGACTTGAAGGACATAAGAACGATTTCCTTCAGGACTATCGCCTCGCGTTGCTCGATGTCATGGCTCATCTCTGCGAGATGTACCGACGTTCGATTCCTGCTGAGGTCCCCTTGATGCCCTCTGCCGGGGAACGTCGCATTCTCAACGAACCGGAGGTGTCCCCATGA
- the kaiB gene encoding circadian clock protein KaiB, which yields MSPRKTYILKLYVAGNTPNSMRALKTLRNILETEFKGVYALKVIDVLKNPQLAEEDKILATPTLSKILPPPVRRIIGDLSDRERVLIGLDLLYDELTDNSLTSSLMESLEGVDTVESDS from the coding sequence ATGAGCCCACGCAAGACCTACATCCTGAAGCTCTATGTCGCAGGGAACACGCCCAACTCCATGCGGGCGCTCAAAACCCTGCGCAACATCCTCGAAACGGAGTTCAAGGGGGTCTACGCCCTGAAGGTGATCGACGTGCTTAAAAATCCCCAGCTGGCGGAAGAGGACAAGATTCTGGCAACGCCTACCCTGTCCAAGATTTTGCCGCCTCCAGTGCGGCGCATCATCGGCGATCTCTCGGATCGGGAACGGGTGTTGATCGGTCTTGATCTGCTCTACGACGAGCTCACCGACAACAGCCTCACGTCTTCTCTGATGGAGTCTCTTGAGGGTGTCGACACAGTCGAGTCAGATTCTTAA
- a CDS encoding bifunctional 2-polyprenyl-6-hydroxyphenol methylase/3-demethylubiquinol 3-O-methyltransferase UbiG gives MPPVHASAPVGVQEFLASGFAVKEHLASYLGLTAEEVAERLPQSKEDLAAMHPGAFDPDRAADFYEDTVGTAHLFELAAWHLSSADYIADTLRLQQQFARGDVLDFGGGIGTHALAAAGLESVRHVWFVDLNPQNRAFVQDRAARLGLSDRVSVHRDLASVPDQSFDTVVCLDVLEHLPEPSEQLMEFHRRLTPDGRALLNWFFFKGHDGEYPFHFDDPQLVDSFFLTLQRQFLEVFHPLLITTRVYRPLESGL, from the coding sequence ATGCCGCCTGTTCATGCTTCAGCTCCTGTGGGCGTCCAGGAGTTTTTGGCCAGCGGATTTGCGGTGAAGGAGCATCTGGCCTCCTACCTGGGTCTGACCGCTGAGGAGGTTGCAGAGCGCCTTCCGCAAAGCAAAGAGGATCTTGCTGCGATGCATCCGGGTGCCTTTGACCCAGACCGGGCGGCAGATTTCTATGAAGACACGGTCGGCACCGCTCACCTGTTTGAGCTAGCGGCCTGGCACCTCAGCAGTGCGGATTACATCGCCGACACCCTGCGACTGCAGCAGCAGTTCGCCCGTGGGGATGTGCTCGACTTCGGCGGTGGCATTGGCACCCATGCGCTAGCAGCAGCCGGTCTGGAGAGTGTGCGTCATGTGTGGTTCGTGGATCTCAATCCGCAGAACCGGGCGTTTGTGCAGGATCGTGCTGCGCGTCTCGGTCTGTCCGATCGCGTGTCGGTGCACCGCGATCTTGCCAGCGTTCCCGATCAGTCATTCGACACCGTGGTGTGCCTTGATGTGTTGGAGCATCTTCCCGAGCCTTCGGAGCAACTAATGGAGTTTCACCGGCGTCTGACACCGGACGGCCGAGCCTTGCTGAACTGGTTTTTCTTCAAGGGCCACGACGGCGAGTACCCGTTTCATTTCGATGACCCGCAGCTGGTGGACAGCTTCTTCCTCACCCTTCAGCGTCAATTCCTCGAGGTGTTCCATCCTCTGTTGATCACAACCCGGGTCTACCGACCACTCGAGAGTGGCCTTTGA
- the kaiC gene encoding circadian clock protein KaiC translates to MQISSSSGSPQMQVQKLPTGIEGFDDVCQGGLPIGRSTLISGTSGTGKTVFSLHFLHNGIAHFDEPGIFVTFEESPLDILRNAASFGWNLQEMVEQDKLFILDASPDPDGQDVAGSFDLSGLIERINYAIRKYKAKRVAIDSITAVFQQYDAVFVVRREIFRLIARLKEIGVTTVMTTERIDEYGPIARYGVEEFVSDNVVILRNVLEGERRRRTVEILKLRGTTHMKGEFPFTMGAHGISIFPLGAMRLTQRSSNVRVSSGVPRLDEMCGGGFFKDSIILATGATGTGKTLLVSKFIEDACRNKERAILFAYEESRAQLLRNATSWGIDFEQLEQDGLLKIICAYPESTGLEDHLQIIKTEISQFKPSRMAIDSLSALARGVSHNAFRQFVIGVTGYAKQEEIAGFFTNTSEEFMGSHSITDSHISTITDTILLLQYVEIRGEMARAVNVFKMRGSWHDKGIREFVITGNGPQIKDSFSNFERIISGVPHRVTTDERSELSRIARGVATD, encoded by the coding sequence ATGCAGATTTCCAGCTCCAGTGGTTCCCCACAGATGCAGGTTCAGAAGCTCCCAACAGGGATTGAGGGCTTTGATGATGTCTGCCAAGGAGGCCTGCCAATCGGTCGCAGCACCCTGATCAGCGGCACGTCTGGTACAGGTAAAACGGTTTTTTCGCTCCACTTCCTGCACAACGGCATCGCTCACTTCGACGAACCGGGCATCTTCGTCACATTTGAGGAGTCACCGCTCGACATCCTGCGCAATGCCGCCAGCTTCGGCTGGAACCTGCAGGAGATGGTTGAGCAGGACAAGCTCTTTATTTTGGATGCATCCCCCGATCCGGATGGCCAGGATGTGGCCGGCAGCTTTGACCTCTCCGGGCTAATTGAGCGGATTAACTACGCCATCCGCAAATACAAGGCAAAACGGGTAGCAATCGATTCGATCACGGCGGTCTTCCAGCAGTACGACGCCGTCTTCGTGGTACGCCGAGAGATCTTCCGCCTGATTGCTCGTCTCAAGGAGATCGGCGTCACCACGGTGATGACCACCGAACGGATCGATGAATACGGTCCGATCGCGCGTTACGGCGTAGAGGAGTTCGTCTCCGACAACGTGGTGATTCTGCGCAACGTTCTCGAAGGAGAACGTCGCCGTCGGACGGTGGAAATTCTCAAGCTGCGCGGCACCACACACATGAAAGGGGAGTTCCCCTTCACCATGGGCGCCCATGGCATCAGCATCTTCCCGCTGGGAGCGATGCGTCTTACGCAGCGTTCGTCGAATGTGCGGGTGAGCTCCGGTGTGCCTCGTCTCGATGAGATGTGTGGCGGTGGATTCTTCAAAGACTCGATCATCCTGGCCACCGGTGCAACGGGCACCGGCAAGACGTTGCTGGTGTCCAAATTCATCGAGGACGCCTGCCGTAACAAGGAACGCGCGATCTTGTTCGCCTATGAGGAATCCAGGGCGCAACTGCTGCGTAACGCCACCAGCTGGGGCATTGACTTCGAGCAGCTGGAGCAGGATGGCTTGCTCAAGATCATTTGTGCCTATCCGGAATCCACTGGATTGGAAGACCACCTGCAGATCATCAAGACCGAGATCAGTCAGTTCAAGCCGTCGCGGATGGCGATCGACTCCCTCTCTGCCCTCGCGCGGGGTGTGAGTCATAACGCCTTCCGTCAGTTCGTGATCGGCGTCACGGGTTACGCCAAGCAGGAGGAAATCGCAGGCTTCTTTACGAACACCTCCGAGGAGTTCATGGGATCGCACTCCATTACCGACTCCCACATCTCCACAATTACCGACACCATCCTGCTGCTCCAATATGTGGAGATTCGCGGTGAAATGGCCCGTGCCGTGAACGTGTTCAAGATGCGTGGCTCCTGGCATGACAAAGGCATCCGCGAATTCGTGATCACAGGCAATGGTCCACAGATCAAGGACTCCTTCTCCAACTTCGAGCGGATCATCTCCGGTGTTCCCCACCGGGTCACCACCGATGAACGCAGCGAGCTGTCGCGCATCGCCCGCGGCGTTGCGACTGACTGA
- a CDS encoding DUF2127 domain-containing protein produces MTQSAGQGRWLIRLIVIKKVLLAVVLLLISLAALFGDVHYAQLSDFAASWGKADRQLLSAMAQRGTVLGPTRLMRLAMVSGFYAVLIIVAAWATWIGRRWGVWLLVGILALALPLEIMHALHEQSPRTLVVLGLTVLGLVVTTRQALRSMRGD; encoded by the coding sequence ATGACCCAATCCGCTGGCCAAGGACGCTGGCTGATCCGCTTGATTGTGATCAAGAAAGTGCTTCTGGCGGTCGTGCTGTTGTTAATCAGCTTGGCGGCCTTGTTCGGCGATGTGCACTACGCGCAGCTTTCAGATTTTGCCGCCAGTTGGGGGAAGGCCGACCGCCAGCTCCTCTCCGCGATGGCGCAGAGGGGAACTGTGCTGGGGCCAACCCGCCTGATGCGACTGGCGATGGTGTCGGGTTTCTATGCGGTATTGATCATTGTGGCGGCCTGGGCCACCTGGATCGGCCGCCGGTGGGGGGTGTGGTTGTTGGTGGGGATTTTGGCCTTGGCTCTCCCCCTGGAAATCATGCACGCCCTGCATGAACAAAGCCCCAGAACGCTGGTCGTTCTGGGGCTCACTGTTCTTGGCTTGGTGGTCACCACACGTCAGGCCCTGCGTTCGATGCGTGGCGATTAA
- the rpmA gene encoding 50S ribosomal protein L27, with translation MAHKKGTGSTRNGRDSNSKRLGVKAYGGETVTAGSILIRQRGTAVLPGINVGQGKDDTLFALTDGVVKFETIRRGLRNRKRINITASI, from the coding sequence ATGGCTCATAAGAAAGGCACAGGCTCAACACGCAACGGTCGCGATTCCAATTCCAAGCGCCTGGGCGTCAAGGCCTACGGCGGGGAGACCGTCACCGCCGGTTCCATCCTGATCCGTCAGCGCGGCACCGCCGTGCTCCCCGGCATCAACGTCGGACAAGGCAAAGACGACACTCTGTTTGCCCTCACCGATGGCGTGGTCAAGTTCGAGACCATTCGCCGTGGACTACGCAACCGCAAGCGCATCAACATCACAGCATCGATCTGA
- a CDS encoding calcium-binding protein, with protein MTQVIGWTGDCGDGVCIGGGDPNEANLQPLKTMTKFDFNQLQKFFPKQEIKLNNVVDPKKLEGIKDLELVSELLQDWWQFGTDADDLLFTADAVMQSGQFAHVDAGVGATITAAGYGNDRIVGDARNNVIYGNNAYAGAAQAYVEDIYSFTDFSRAFDQGIADDDNLAGGFGDDVLYGCSGDDVLTGGFGNDRLFGGTGNDFLDAGYGSDLLKGGDGIDIFKLNQSFDGAGQRTAFQHVTDMKDQFDRIKFGGEIKEAVLANGVGFEVLDVSGAASHVVAMAGDEILFSFAAQNGTTLGFDANGVWVSENTGDLNATAMFQEAVTNNEFWAEPGM; from the coding sequence ATGACCCAGGTCATCGGGTGGACCGGTGATTGCGGAGATGGTGTGTGCATCGGCGGGGGAGACCCCAACGAAGCAAATCTCCAACCACTCAAAACAATGACCAAATTCGATTTCAATCAACTCCAGAAGTTTTTCCCCAAGCAAGAGATCAAACTGAATAACGTTGTTGACCCTAAAAAACTTGAAGGGATCAAAGATCTCGAGCTGGTTAGTGAACTGCTGCAGGATTGGTGGCAATTCGGAACTGACGCAGATGATCTTCTCTTTACGGCTGATGCTGTGATGCAGTCAGGCCAGTTCGCTCATGTGGATGCCGGTGTGGGCGCCACGATCACAGCCGCTGGTTACGGTAATGATCGCATCGTCGGTGATGCCAGGAACAATGTGATTTACGGCAACAATGCGTATGCAGGTGCTGCACAGGCCTACGTTGAAGATATTTATTCCTTCACAGACTTTTCACGGGCTTTTGACCAAGGGATCGCTGATGATGACAACCTGGCAGGCGGTTTTGGTGATGATGTCCTTTACGGCTGCAGCGGTGATGATGTGCTGACGGGTGGATTTGGCAATGATCGACTGTTTGGAGGCACGGGCAATGACTTCCTCGACGCCGGTTATGGCTCAGATCTCCTCAAGGGAGGTGACGGCATCGACATCTTCAAGCTCAATCAAAGCTTTGATGGTGCTGGACAGCGGACCGCATTTCAGCACGTCACTGATATGAAGGATCAGTTTGACCGCATCAAGTTTGGTGGCGAGATCAAAGAAGCCGTTCTCGCGAATGGTGTTGGTTTTGAAGTGCTTGATGTCAGTGGCGCTGCTAGCCATGTTGTGGCCATGGCCGGAGATGAGATTCTGTTCTCTTTTGCGGCTCAGAACGGCACAACCCTCGGCTTTGATGCCAATGGTGTTTGGGTTTCTGAGAACACGGGCGATCTGAATGCAACGGCGATGTTTCAAGAAGCCGTGACAAACAACGAGTTCTGGGCTGAGCCTGGAATGTGA
- the truB gene encoding tRNA pseudouridine(55) synthase TruB — translation MTAPIGFTVIDKPAGLTSHACVARIRRVLGTRRVGHGGTLDPAVTGVLPIAVGQATRLLPYLPGDKTYRGVIQLGVTTGTDDLQGAVLSRKPPPELNRISLEQALSVFRGSISQRPPQVSAVHVDGERAHARARRGEVMDLPARTVTLHRLELLNWDPAQAQLEVEVHCTAGTYIRSLARDLGEALGCGGALAELRRIEALGFRADQAVPLPEAPEQVGAGSLTLLRPELALPHLPQRMLTASEQEDWSCGRRLGPDPHGTPPADAVVVISEGGRMLGLGLLDGEGGLKPKVVFEARG, via the coding sequence TTGACAGCGCCCATCGGCTTCACAGTGATCGACAAGCCGGCGGGCCTCACCTCCCATGCCTGTGTGGCTCGCATCCGCAGGGTGCTGGGGACCCGCCGCGTCGGCCATGGCGGCACCCTCGATCCTGCCGTGACCGGCGTGCTGCCCATCGCTGTGGGCCAGGCCACTCGGCTGCTGCCCTATCTGCCTGGCGACAAGACCTACCGCGGCGTGATCCAGCTCGGGGTGACCACCGGCACCGATGACCTGCAGGGAGCGGTGCTGAGCCGCAAGCCGCCGCCGGAGCTGAACCGCATCAGCCTGGAGCAGGCTCTGTCGGTGTTCCGCGGCAGCATCAGTCAACGTCCTCCCCAGGTCTCCGCCGTGCACGTTGATGGAGAACGGGCCCACGCCCGGGCCCGACGCGGTGAAGTGATGGACTTACCGGCCCGCACGGTGACCCTGCATCGGCTGGAACTGCTGAACTGGGACCCGGCGCAGGCTCAACTGGAGGTGGAGGTCCACTGCACAGCGGGCACTTACATCCGATCGCTGGCAAGGGACCTGGGCGAAGCGCTCGGCTGCGGTGGAGCCCTCGCCGAGCTGCGGCGCATCGAGGCCCTGGGTTTCCGCGCTGATCAGGCCGTCCCCCTTCCTGAAGCACCCGAGCAGGTGGGGGCTGGAAGCTTGACACTGCTGCGCCCGGAACTGGCGCTGCCGCATCTCCCGCAACGAATGCTGACTGCCAGCGAGCAGGAGGACTGGAGCTGTGGGCGCAGGCTCGGACCTGACCCCCATGGAACGCCACCAGCCGATGCAGTCGTTGTGATCAGCGAAGGGGGGCGGATGCTCGGACTTGGACTGCTGGACGGCGAGGGTGGGCTGAAACCCAAGGTGGTGTTCGAAGCGCGGGGCTGA
- the rplU gene encoding 50S ribosomal protein L21, producing MAETSTTTSAAPETGSYAIVEASGQQFWLQPNRYYDLDRLQADVDATVTLDNVLLVKDAKGTTLGKPYVKNASVELKVMAHRRGPKVIVYKMRPKKKTRRKNGHRQELTRVMVQSISVGGKAIS from the coding sequence ATGGCCGAAACCAGTACCACCACCTCCGCAGCCCCTGAGACGGGCAGCTACGCCATCGTTGAAGCCTCTGGCCAACAGTTCTGGCTGCAACCCAACCGTTATTACGATCTCGACCGCCTCCAGGCCGATGTCGACGCCACGGTGACGCTCGACAATGTTTTGCTCGTGAAGGACGCTAAGGGCACCACACTGGGCAAGCCCTATGTGAAAAACGCCAGTGTCGAACTGAAGGTGATGGCCCACCGCCGCGGTCCCAAGGTGATTGTCTACAAGATGCGCCCCAAGAAGAAGACCCGTCGCAAGAATGGTCATCGTCAAGAACTGACCCGCGTCATGGTTCAGTCCATCTCTGTCGGCGGCAAGGCCATCAGCTGA
- a CDS encoding HAMP domain-containing sensor histidine kinase, producing MTSDPESALNNAPADWAASISGSNPTDDSSLWQRTLSWWAEFSLQTKLLAVATLVVSLMMTGITFFALNGIQRDTAMNDTRYARDLGLLLAGNVTELVAEGRDRELANVTETFWRSSRSLRYIFFADPDGIVYLGIPISGSDAGSSADMRLNRRLELPDELRSRPQNPLVRQHITPQGQVTDVFVPLVDNKNYLGVLALGVNPNETALASAALTREVTVAVFISIWVLVILGAVFNALTITRPVKELLRGVRSIGDGDFRARIGLPMGGELGELLEGFNAMASQLQAYDAANIEELQAAQVKQSSLIATMADGALLLDGDGRIVLANPTARRLFRWEGRNLEGQEFLSELPELLAVELYEPLGAVFENQTDTNELRSSVGDPPRTLRFVLQAVREPSSDVLKGIAVTIQDLTREVELNAAQSRFISNVSHELRTPLFNIKSYVETLHDMGDQLSEDDRKEFLGVANSETDRLTRLVNDVLDLSRLESNRSVEFAPIDLRPGLEQTLRSYKLNANDKEVELSLEADPDLPEVLGNWDLLLQVLDNLVGNALKFSRSGGRLVIRAYTWPDSCLMMSPATNSVGEDGPTCTLSSPLPKIRIEVCDTGYGISEANQQRIFERFYRVENAVHTEVGTGLGLSIVRGILEKHGTQISMVSELDVGTTFWFDLPLTLEDPDELKWRAERQSPEERRPLSASRNFTD from the coding sequence ATGACCAGCGATCCTGAATCGGCTCTAAACAACGCTCCGGCGGATTGGGCTGCTTCAATTTCAGGGTCGAATCCGACCGATGACAGCAGCCTGTGGCAAAGGACGTTGTCGTGGTGGGCTGAGTTCAGTCTTCAGACCAAGCTGCTGGCCGTTGCCACCCTGGTGGTGAGCCTGATGATGACAGGCATCACCTTCTTCGCACTCAACGGCATCCAGCGCGATACAGCGATGAACGACACCCGCTATGCGCGGGATCTCGGTCTATTGCTGGCGGGCAACGTGACGGAGCTGGTGGCGGAGGGTCGCGATCGCGAGCTAGCCAACGTCACCGAAACGTTCTGGCGCTCCAGCCGCAGCCTCCGCTACATCTTTTTCGCCGACCCCGACGGCATCGTCTACCTGGGCATTCCCATCAGCGGTAGCGACGCCGGCAGCAGCGCTGACATGCGCCTGAACCGCCGCCTCGAACTGCCGGATGAGTTGCGCAGCCGCCCCCAAAACCCCCTTGTGCGTCAGCACATCACACCTCAGGGCCAGGTCACGGATGTGTTCGTGCCCCTGGTGGACAACAAGAACTATCTCGGCGTTCTGGCTCTAGGGGTCAATCCAAACGAGACCGCACTAGCCAGCGCCGCCCTCACCCGTGAAGTGACGGTGGCTGTGTTCATCTCCATCTGGGTTCTGGTGATCCTGGGGGCCGTCTTCAACGCGCTCACCATCACCCGTCCTGTGAAAGAACTATTGCGCGGTGTGCGTTCGATTGGTGATGGAGATTTCCGGGCCCGCATCGGCCTGCCAATGGGAGGAGAGCTGGGCGAATTGCTGGAGGGATTCAATGCAATGGCCTCCCAGCTGCAGGCCTACGACGCAGCCAACATCGAAGAACTGCAAGCCGCGCAGGTGAAGCAGTCATCACTGATCGCCACCATGGCTGATGGCGCCCTGCTGCTCGATGGGGACGGCCGCATCGTGCTGGCCAATCCCACGGCGCGGCGTCTGTTCCGCTGGGAGGGGCGCAACCTCGAGGGACAGGAGTTCCTCAGCGAACTGCCTGAACTGCTGGCGGTCGAGCTCTACGAACCGCTCGGAGCCGTGTTCGAGAACCAGACCGACACCAACGAATTGCGCAGCAGCGTCGGGGATCCGCCGCGAACGCTGCGCTTCGTGTTGCAGGCCGTACGCGAACCCAGCAGTGACGTCCTCAAGGGCATTGCCGTGACCATTCAGGATCTCACCCGTGAGGTGGAGCTCAACGCAGCTCAAAGCCGTTTCATCAGCAACGTCTCCCACGAGTTGCGCACGCCACTGTTCAACATCAAGAGTTACGTGGAGACACTCCACGACATGGGCGACCAGCTCAGCGAAGACGACCGCAAGGAGTTTCTGGGGGTCGCCAATTCCGAAACCGACCGGCTCACGCGACTCGTCAACGATGTGCTCGACCTGTCGCGCCTGGAATCCAACCGGTCGGTCGAATTCGCACCGATCGATCTGCGCCCCGGCCTGGAACAGACTCTGCGCAGTTACAAACTGAACGCCAACGACAAGGAGGTGGAACTAAGCCTGGAAGCCGATCCCGACCTGCCTGAAGTGCTCGGCAACTGGGATCTGCTTCTACAGGTGCTCGACAACCTCGTCGGCAATGCCTTGAAGTTCAGCCGCAGTGGTGGACGCTTGGTCATCCGGGCTTACACCTGGCCCGACAGCTGTCTGATGATGTCACCAGCCACCAACAGCGTGGGGGAAGACGGACCGACCTGCACGCTGAGTTCACCGCTGCCGAAAATCCGCATCGAGGTGTGCGACACGGGATACGGCATCAGCGAAGCCAACCAACAGCGCATCTTCGAGCGCTTCTATCGTGTTGAAAATGCTGTGCACACCGAGGTAGGAACTGGCCTGGGCCTGTCGATCGTGCGTGGCATCCTCGAAAAGCACGGCACCCAGATCAGCATGGTGAGCGAACTGGATGTCGGCACCACCTTCTGGTTCGATCTACCCCTCACCCTTGAAGATCCAGATGAACTGAAGTGGCGAGCTGAACGCCAGAGCCCCGAGGAGCGCCGACCGCTGAGCGCCTCCAGGAACTTCACGGACTGA
- a CDS encoding YebC/PmpR family DNA-binding transcriptional regulator encodes MAGHSKWSQIKRTKAVVDAKRGAVFTRIGREITVAARQGSDPEGNFQLRTAIAKAKAAGVPAGNIERAIAKGSGQGGDGVHLEAMRYEGYGPGGMAVLVEVLSDNRNRTAAELRLAFSKHGGNLGETGCVSYLFQHRSEVRIKANDLDEDTLLDALMELDADGYELTQADQAIVHGPYEALEALQIGLRTWGFDVEEWEHCWHPLTQVTPSDQPTAQESLKLLQALEDLDDVSCVSSNLELTSDLEID; translated from the coding sequence ATGGCAGGCCACAGCAAATGGTCCCAAATCAAGCGAACCAAAGCTGTGGTCGATGCCAAGCGAGGGGCTGTGTTCACCCGTATCGGTCGCGAAATCACGGTGGCCGCACGCCAGGGCAGTGATCCGGAGGGCAACTTTCAGCTGCGCACCGCCATTGCCAAGGCCAAAGCCGCCGGCGTGCCGGCGGGGAACATCGAACGCGCCATCGCCAAGGGATCCGGACAGGGCGGCGACGGCGTGCACCTGGAAGCGATGCGCTACGAGGGCTACGGCCCTGGTGGCATGGCGGTACTGGTGGAAGTCCTGAGCGACAACCGCAACCGAACGGCGGCGGAACTGCGTCTGGCCTTCAGCAAGCACGGCGGCAACCTGGGCGAGACCGGTTGCGTCAGCTACCTCTTCCAGCATCGAAGCGAAGTTCGGATCAAAGCCAACGACCTGGATGAGGACACTCTGCTGGACGCGCTGATGGAACTGGATGCCGACGGCTATGAGCTCACCCAGGCTGACCAGGCGATAGTGCACGGTCCCTACGAAGCACTCGAAGCCCTGCAGATCGGCCTGCGGACATGGGGCTTTGACGTCGAAGAGTGGGAACACTGCTGGCATCCCCTGACCCAGGTCACACCCAGTGATCAGCCCACAGCGCAGGAAAGCCTCAAATTGCTGCAGGCCCTAGAAGATCTCGATGACGTGAGCTGCGTCAGCTCCAATCTCGAGCTGACTTCAGACCTGGAGATTGACTGA